The Nostoc sp. NIES-3756 DNA window GCTTAATCTCGGACTACCACGACTTTGTTCACTGGGCATATAACCAGCCGTACCAATACCCACAGTCATTTTAGTTACGCCTTCACCATTGACTATCTGAGTACTAATCTGTTTCACTGCGCCAAAATCAATCAGTACAACTTTGCCATCACTATTACGGCGAATCAGATTAGGTGGTTTGATATCCCGGTGAATGACATTATTTTGATGGACAAAGGCTAAAGGTTGGAGAATATTTTGTAATAAAGCTACAGTATAGTCCTGACTCAATCGTTTACCTGGGGTGAGTTCATCACTTAAAGGATGCCCATCGATAAATTGCTGTACTAGAAAAAATTCTTCGTGTTCTTCAAAGTGTGCCAGTAGCTGGGGAATTTGGTCGTGGGTTCCTAACTTATGTAATAGCTGCGCTTCCGACTCAAATAAACGCCTAGCTACTTGCAAAGTCATGGGATCGGTAGCCATCGGCTGGAGTTGCTTGACGACACAGAGATTATTGTAGAGTTTGATGTCTTCGGCGATGTATGTTTTACCAAAACCACCAGCACCCAAGACTTTAGTTATTTTATAGCGCCCATCAAGCAACTGATTTAACATAAATGCGATCGCCTCCGATAGGGCGTACCCTACCACACACAATTGAAGAATGTTTGTATTTTAACCTCAGTCTGACAACTGCCAAGAGGGGAGTATTTTTACTACTTTTGAGTTTTTCATTTATCTATCTTTCGGATATTGCGTTTATGTAGTTTGTCCAAATATTTGAACAGACTTTAGAGCAAGAATTAGCACTGGTACAAAAACAGAAATCTAAAACCTTATAGCTCAACGTAGACTAAATAATGTTAAATCTAGTATCGTTGAGCGGTGAAAAATCAGCGTGAAAGCACAGGTATTTAGAGGTGTAAATCAGCTATCTTACGAAGACATCCCCGTACCGACTCTGGAACCGGATGAAGTGCTGGTACAGGTGCAAGTAGTCGGTTTGTGTCAGTCAGATATTAAAAAAATTCGCTATCCTCTGTATGAACCACCGCGTATTTTCGGACATGAAACAGCCGGGACTATTGCCGCAGTCGGTTCTCAAGTACAAGGGTGGCAGGTAGGACAACGGGTAGCAGTTATGCACCACATTCCTTGTATGCGTTGTGCCTACTGCTTGAATGATAATTTTTCTATGTGCAATGTTTACAAAAACATTTCCACCACAGCTGGATTTAACCCTAGTGGTGGCGGTTTTGCTGAATATGTCAAAGTTCCTGGTCATATTGTCCAGAATGGTGGTTTGATACCCATCCCCGACAATATTAGTTTTGAAGAAGCAAGTTTTGTCGAACCAACTAACTGCTGCTTAAAAGCAGTGAAAAAAGCCCAAATTGAGCCAGGACAAACCGTTCTGGTAACTGGTGCGGGGCCGATTGGGTTAATGTTTATCATGTTGGTTAAATATTTTGGGGCAAAAGCGATCGCCACCGATTTGTTACCCTCAAGAATAGACAAAGCCCTCAACGTCGGTGCAGAAGCAGCATTTGATGCCCGTGATCCCGATTTAAGCGCAAAAATCCACGCCCTCACCGATGGCTTTGGTGTTGATGTGACACTCTTAGCTGTTCCCAGTGAAAAAGCCTTCTTTCAAGCCCTCGACTTTACTAGGAAGGGCGGAAAAATCCTATTTTTTGCCGAATTTCCCGACGAATTAGAAATCCCCCTAAACCCCAACATTCTCTACCGCCGTGAAATCGACTTGATGGGCAGTTACAGTTCATCCTATCGCTTACAAAATCTCTCGGCGGATATCGTATTCAATCGTCGTATTGATGTGCAAGCATTAATTAGCGATCGCTATCCTCTAAAAGATTTATCAGCAGCCGTAGACCAAGCGATCGCACCCACACCAGAAACTTATAAAATCCTGATTTATCCGTAATTGGGGAGTGGGGGAAGATGAGGAAGTGGGGGGAGCGGGGGGAGACATATTAAAAGTTTATCCCTCATCTCCCTCATCTTCCTCATCTTCCTCATCTCCCTCATCTCCCTCATCTCCCTCATCTCCCCTACATGGAAATACCAATCATCCTAGTAATAGTCGCCCTATTAGCCTTCTACGTCGCCTGGAACTTGGGGGCTAACGATGTTGCCAACGCAATGGGAACTTCTGTCGGTTCCAAAGCCATCACCCTCAGACAAGCAATTATTATTGCTGGGGTGTTGGAGTTTACTGGTGCTGTCTTGTTTGGAAATGAGGTGACAGAAACCCTAGCAACAAAAGTCGCTAACCCCGACTTATTTGCAGCTACGCCCCAAATCTTGGTTACTGGCATGATGACAGTGCTAATCTCTTGTGGTGTATGGTTACAGATTGCTACATCTCGCGGTTTACCAGTATCTTCTTCTCATGCAGTAGTAGGTGCGATCGCTGGGTTTAGTTGGGTAGCTTTAGGAATAGGTGCAATCGATTGGTCATCCATTGGCTTAATAACTATTGGTTGGATATTAACCCCAGTTATCAGTGGTGCGATCGCTGCTTTATTTTACAGTCTAATCAAACACTGGATATTAGAACAGCCAAATCAAGTTTCCCAGCTAAAAGAGTGGATTCCTTGGTTGAGTGCAGTTTTATTAGGTGTATTTGGCGTAATCGTCCTCCCCTCTCTCACCCAACCCTTAACTGATTTTCTCATTAATCAACTCGGTATTAAGATTCCTCCCCACGATATCCCCCTAGTAACAGGAATATTTGCCACAGTCGGGTTATCTTTCATCAATTGGCGACAGCTAGACAAGAGGCAGAAGGCAGGAGAGGCAAGAGAGCAGGAGTTAATAATTTCTCCCTCATCTCCCTCATCCCCCTCATCCCCCACTCCCCACTCCCGGTTGGTGAATCTCGACTACGCTCGATTACCGCTTGTCGAACCACCACTCTCCACTCCCATCGAATCCTTATTTGCTCGTTACCAAGTTCTCAGTGCTTGCTTTGTCGCCTTTGCACATGGTTCTAATGATGTGGGGAATGCGATCGCACCTTTAGCGGCGATCGTTTATGTTAATCAAACTGGGCAAGTTCCTAGCGATGGTATTACCGTTCCCCTGTGGATTTTAATTCTTGGTGGTGCGGGGATTGTTGGTGGTTTAGCGGTTTGGGGTGAAAAGGTGATTGCTACAATTGGCGAAAACATTATTACCTTACAACCCAGTAGCGGTTTTTGTGCAGAACTTGCCACTGCCACTACTATTTTATTAGCCTCCCGCATGGGTTTACCTGTCTCTACCTCCCACGCTTTGGTAGGTGGCGTAGTTGGTGTAGGACTGGTACAAAGCCTCAATTCGGTAAAATTTCAAACTCTCCAAGGTATTGCTACTGCATGGTTAGTAACAGTGCCTATAAGTGCCATTCTGAGTGCTACCATCTTTAGCATTGCGCGGATTTTATTTTTTTAAGTCAATGAATAGGATGGAGTGTTGCATTCAGCAATAGTACTGTTCAGGTATGGTTTTGGTAATTTTGAATTTTGAATTTGTATAAAGGCTAGGCTTATGTAGAGGAATTGCTTTAGCCTCTCAATCATCCCTTAAAACTACCAACAATCAGGCACAATACAGAATCTAAATAGACTAGCCAGCCGGAGTGATGACGAAGTTGCTAGCGCTCAAACTTAAACCTGTAGATAATTGAGCAAATTGCACTTGATCCCTACCGCCTGCACCATCGTAATCGAAGAACAAAGCGCCTGTATTGCTGTTGTAGATAAATCTGTCGTTACTGTCAACTGCGGCAGAACCTAAGACGAAGCGATCGCTAGTTAAATCACCCCAAGCCATGCCAGAGCCGAAAACATCACTAAAGTATATCTTATCTTCTAGGACATTAAAGTCTGTAATAGTGTCAATACCAGCTGTGGTTCTGTAATAGAACTTGAACATATCAGCGCCACTACCACCAGTTAAAGTATCATTACCATCGCCACCCTCAAGGTAATCATTTCCTGCACCACCAACCAAAGTATCATTACCGATTTGTCCCAAGAAATCACCATATAGAGAATCGCTACCATTTCCACCATCTAGATAGTCATTGCCCTCCTGTCCATATAAATAATCATTATCTTCTTGACCGTAAAGTCCGTCATCCCCTAGACCACCGGAGAGGGTATCGTAACCAAAGCCTCCTAATAAAGTGTCATTACCAGCTTCACCATTGAGTTCATCGTTGCCATTCCACCCATCTAAATAGTCGTTGTCGTTTCCTCCATAGAGTTTATCGTTGCCATTGCCACCATCTAAATAGTCGTTACCATTTGCACCATTTAACGTATCATCACCGTCATAGCCGTACAGGGAATTACCCGCTTCATTACCAGTAATTACATTGTTCAGTTGATTGCCATAACCATTAGCTGTGATACCTACTAATAATAGGTTCTCTACGTTTGCACCCAAAGCATAATTAGAACTAGCACGGACAGTATCAATGCCCTCGTTAGCGTACTCTATAACCGTGTCATAGGCAGGATTATCAACAATATAAGTATCGTTGCCAACACCTC harbors:
- a CDS encoding zinc-dependent dehydrogenase is translated as MKAQVFRGVNQLSYEDIPVPTLEPDEVLVQVQVVGLCQSDIKKIRYPLYEPPRIFGHETAGTIAAVGSQVQGWQVGQRVAVMHHIPCMRCAYCLNDNFSMCNVYKNISTTAGFNPSGGGFAEYVKVPGHIVQNGGLIPIPDNISFEEASFVEPTNCCLKAVKKAQIEPGQTVLVTGAGPIGLMFIMLVKYFGAKAIATDLLPSRIDKALNVGAEAAFDARDPDLSAKIHALTDGFGVDVTLLAVPSEKAFFQALDFTRKGGKILFFAEFPDELEIPLNPNILYRREIDLMGSYSSSYRLQNLSADIVFNRRIDVQALISDRYPLKDLSAAVDQAIAPTPETYKILIYP
- a CDS encoding inorganic phosphate transporter; the protein is MEIPIILVIVALLAFYVAWNLGANDVANAMGTSVGSKAITLRQAIIIAGVLEFTGAVLFGNEVTETLATKVANPDLFAATPQILVTGMMTVLISCGVWLQIATSRGLPVSSSHAVVGAIAGFSWVALGIGAIDWSSIGLITIGWILTPVISGAIAALFYSLIKHWILEQPNQVSQLKEWIPWLSAVLLGVFGVIVLPSLTQPLTDFLINQLGIKIPPHDIPLVTGIFATVGLSFINWRQLDKRQKAGEAREQELIISPSSPSSPSSPTPHSRLVNLDYARLPLVEPPLSTPIESLFARYQVLSACFVAFAHGSNDVGNAIAPLAAIVYVNQTGQVPSDGITVPLWILILGGAGIVGGLAVWGEKVIATIGENIITLQPSSGFCAELATATTILLASRMGLPVSTSHALVGGVVGVGLVQSLNSVKFQTLQGIATAWLVTVPISAILSATIFSIARILFF
- a CDS encoding calcium-binding protein, with the protein product MALIKGDPWWRWWTRNDVLDGNSEDDQIYGYEGNDTLNGNGGNDQLYGGNGDDSLYGGDGSDVLYGEAGNDSLDGGNGNDTLFGGEGNDILSGGADNDVLDGENGDDQLFGGIGSDRLFGWYGNDTLNGGDGNDFLYGEGNNDTLYGGSGDDTLDGGDWYDSLYGGVGNDTYIVDNPAYDTVIEYANEGIDTVRASSNYALGANVENLLLVGITANGYGNQLNNVITGNEAGNSLYGYDGDDTLNGANGNDYLDGGNGNDKLYGGNDNDYLDGWNGNDELNGEAGNDTLLGGFGYDTLSGGLGDDGLYGQEDNDYLYGQEGNDYLDGGNGSDSLYGDFLGQIGNDTLVGGAGNDYLEGGDGNDTLTGGSGADMFKFYYRTTAGIDTITDFNVLEDKIYFSDVFGSGMAWGDLTSDRFVLGSAAVDSNDRFIYNSNTGALFFDYDGAGGRDQVQFAQLSTGLSLSASNFVITPAG